The sequence CCTGCGCCGAGATGTTCGCGACGGCGGCGTAGTCCTCCTTCTTCGAGATGACTTTCTTCATCGTCTCGAGCTCCGCATTCACCGCGGCGACACCTTTCTCGATGCCCTTCTTGATCGCGATGGGGTTAGAGCCCGCGCTCAAGTGCTTCAGGCCCTCCTCCATCATGGCGAAGGCGAGCACGGTCGCGGTTGTCGTGCCGTCACCGGCGGCGTCGTTGGTCTTGGTCGCGGCCTCGCGCACGAGCTGCGCGCCCATGTTCTCGAACGGATCTTCCAAATCGATTTCTTTGGCCACCGAGACGCCGTCTTTCGTGACGGTCGGTCCGCCGTACTTCTTCTCGATCACGGCGTTGCGGCCCTTGGGGCCCATGGTGGCGCGCACGGCCTTGGTGAGCATGCTGACACCGGCGAAGACCTTCTTGCGCGCTTCATTTCCGAAGAGGAGTTGCTTGGCTTGAGACATGATGTTTAGGGGGTAGGGATAGGGTGAGGAGTAGGGGAGTAGGGAACGAGGGAAGTAGGGAAATCGGGAGTGGGAACTATTTCACTTTGCCGAGGATGGAATCCAAGTGAAGCACTTTCACTTCGACATCCTTTCCTGCGGTGTCTTTGAGCTTCACGTCATCTCCGGCGTACTTGCCGAAGAGCACGCGGTCGCCGACTTTGAGGAAATCGGAGGGGTTCGCGACGGGCTTGCCCTCGTTCATGATGCCGCCCTTGCCGAGCGCGATCACCACGCCCTCCTGCGGCTTCTCGCCGGAGGCGGTATCGGGGATCACGATGCCGGAGGCCGTGACCTGCTCTGCGGGCAGGGGATGCACGACCACGCGGTCACCGAGCGGTTCGATATTCACTTTGAGTTGCGGGATGGCTGCCATAGAGAAGAATGGGGAAGGAGTGCGTGAAGAAGATGGAGGCGTGTTGTCAAAAAGACACGACGCCGTTAGCAGTCGGCATTTTAGAGTGCTAATGCGCAGAGTCAAGAGCAGTCGCAATGTCAGGGGGATTTTCTTGTGGCCCGCACCCTGCATCCCTACAGTGCCGCAGCTTTTTCTCTTTCACGTGGAATCACTCGAATCTGTCAGCGTCGGCAATCCCTCTGATGGCACCGCATGCCTGATGCGCGGGTTCTTGCAGGGGGCGCTCAATGATGTGGGGAACATCCAGCCTTGGCGGGGCGATACCCAGTGGGGCGTGATGCGCGATCGTTTTCAGCATCCGGTGGGCAGAGTGAGTGTCCACTCCATCCCCAATAGCCACACTGCGCGCGTTGATGTGCTCTTTCACAACGTCACGTGTTCACGATCCGCTCTGAGTGCGGTTCGCCTTGTCCTGCGGGACCGCGGCGGCCTGCAGCAGGTGGCCGGCACGTGGGAGCAGGCTCCTGTGCTGCGGTGTTGTTTCACCGTGCCGCGCGACCGCAGTCTTGAGCTCGCAGTGGGGGAGAACGTGGAGCCGCCCCGGCAGTCGGGCGAATGGAACGTGTGCTCGATGACGCTTGATCAGGCCGAGCAGATACAGGAATGCCTCGAGAGGCGTGCTCGCGGGGGCAGATGAGCGCAGGACGAACATGTACGCAATCTCAAGTGCTGTCTATTGTTTTCTGGGGTGGATCTTTCGCATAATTCATCGATTTCCTCCCCAATTTCTCTTATGCGCATGCATCGCTCGTTTTCTCTGCTCTCCATGTTCTGCGCCGGGCTCCTCCTCGGCGGAGTCGGTGTCGGCATCGCCGCCACCACCCGCGGCTCGGCAATCTTCCGTGACGTGCCCGAGGGGGCGTTCTTCGATGAGGCAGTCGGAGAAATGTACTCCGTCGGCGTGATCAAGGGGTACACCAACGGACTCTTCGGCCCCAATGACTTCGTCACCCGCGGCCAGGTCGCAGTGATGATGCAGCGCCTGCGTGATGACATTCTGGAATCCGGCGGGGTATCGAGCTCCTCGCGATCCTCGAGCTCTTCGACCAGCAGCTCCTCTACGTCTTCCTCCAGCTCCAGCTCCTCCAGTACGCCTCCCCCTGTGCAAGGAGCATTCCGCTTCACCAGCGGAACCTTCAGCCTGCCCGAGACTGTCTCGAGGCTCTCGCTCAGCGTGCAGCGCTACGGCGGATCGGAGGGCGATGTGACGGTGAAGTACACCGTGAAGAGCGGCACGGCGACGGCGGCAGCTGACTTCGTGGAAGCGAATCTCGCCTCTCTCTCATTCAAGGATGGTGAAACATCGAAGACCTTTACGATCTCGCTGATGGATGACGATCTGGGTGAGGGGTCGGAAACGGTATTCATCGAGCTCTCGAATCCGACCGGCGGCTCTGCCCTCGGTTCCCCCTCTACGGCGATCCTCACCATTCTCGATAACGAGGCGCCCTCGAGCGGTGGATCTTCTTCATCCAATTCTTCAGCAACATCGCAGACATCCAGCACCCCGATGATCAAGTTCAGCGCCCTCGCGTACGAAGTGCGTGAGAATGTGGCAGGGGCGACGATCACGGTTCTGCGCTCGGGCAGCACGAGCAGCGCGGTGGGTGTGAGCTACACCACGGTCAATAAAACCGCCTATGCGGGGAGCGAGTACACCACGACGAACGGCACGCTCACCTTCGCAGTGGGCGAGACCTCCAAGACCTTCACGGTTCCCATTCTGGATGACTCATCCGTCGACGGAAAGAAATCCCTCACGCTCACCCTGAGTGCTCCCACGGGAGGAGCCGTCCTGGGAACATCCTCCGTGCTGCTCAGTATCTCCGATAACGAGATCGGTACTTTCGGCAGCGGAGCCTTCATGTTCAGCAAGCCCGATTATGACGCGCTGGAGGGCGACGGCATTGCCACGCTCACCGTGAATCGCGTGGGCGGCACGCTCCACACCGTCGGCGTGACCTACACCACCAACCACGCGACCGCGCTCCCGGGTCAGGATTTCACCACCACGACCGGAACGCTCTCCTTCGAGCCGGGTGAGCAGAGCAAGAGCTTCACGATTCCCATCCTCAGAGACAGCGCCTCTGATAGCAACGAGTACTTCTCAGTGACGCTCTCCGCCCCCACCGGCGGCGCGACCATCGATAGCCCCAGCTCCGTGCAGGTGTACATCTTTGATTGATCTCTTCTTCAAAGAGTATTGGAAGGGCGGCCGGTGGCCGCCCTTTTTCGTTCACGATCGGAGCGTTGCTACGAGTCGCTTCGGCTTGAGGAACAAATCGAGGGCGTCATTGACGGATGGTACGACGACATCCGATTCAAGGAGCGTGAGACGATGTGCTCCTTCCGCTTGCAGTACGCAGATTTTCAGGCGCACGGTCTTGAAGAGCTCCAGATCGATTCTGCCGTTGCCGATCGTTGCCGCAGTTTCGGGATGGAGCTTTTTTGCCTCCTCCGCCTTGGCGGAGGCATCGGGGGTGACGCGTACTTCGATGGTCAGCTCCCTGGCGATTGCATGGGCGTTGCCCTGTGTGTCTCCTGTAAAGAGGATGATGTGCAATTGCTCTCGCAGAGCTTCGATACGCTCCGCGACGCCGGGGACGAGGATTCCATCGATTGCGAGAGTGCCATTGAGATCTAGGATCAACGTTTCGATGGTGAACGGATCCTGGCCTGGGATAGTGAAATGCATAAACGGATACTATGACCTTATCGTTTTTATTTTGTCAATTCTCAGAGGAAACATTTTCGTGCTGTGCGGGTGTGCTACACTGCGCTTGCCTGTGCCGACGTGGCGGAATTGGTAGACGCGCACGCTTCAGGAGCGTGTGATCGCAAGGTCATGGGAGTTCGATTCTCCCCGTCGGCACCATCAACAGTACAAACAGATCGTCCTATCCTCTGAGAAAAGATTACTGTTTGCCAGATATGCGTTTTGTGACTGCAGACGCGATGTCCGCGATGGCGGCACCTCCGTAGACGAAGACCTGTCCGATAGCCGTGTGCAGAACAGCAGATACACGTTCAACGCTATTCTGCGGTGGGAACATTTTTCTCATGTCCTGTGCCGCTTCGCGCATGTCGCGCGTGTGTTTCCAGTCAATTGTCATAAGGAAAGTATACATCTTCGGTATTTCCACAAAACGGGTTTTTCGGCATACTGGTCCGGATGTTTCTACGCCATTTTGAGCGCCTTAAACGCGCCCCGTGGGAGAGGTACAGCCAGGCCGCCCTGCTCATTCTGCTCGCCTTCGCCGTTCTCTGGCGTGGCGGGCGTACGCTCGATGTCACGCTGCTGCTCGGGCTCGTCGCGGGCGCCGTCGTGCTGGCGCGCGGATGCCGGGAACGGGAGGGGGAGCGTTCCGTTCCCACTGTTCTCTGGTGGCTGACCGTGCTGTTCGTCCTCTGGACCGCGGTGAGCTACGTGCTCACGCGCACGATGAACTACGGTTTCGATGAGGTGGCGCAGACCGCTGCGCTCGCTCTGCTCTTTCTGTGGATGGCCCGTCATCCGGAGGGGGCGAAGATGCACACATCCATCCTGCGGGTGCTGGTCGTCACCGTGCTCGTGGCATCTCTGATCGGCGTGCTCGTCTATGCCTTGGGTCCCCTCAGTCGATTCGTGGGAACGTTCCTCGACATCCGCGCCCCGTGGAAGCATGCGTGGCCCAATGCCTGGGCGGAACTCCTGTTGCTCTCATGGCCCATCGCCCTGCTCCTCGCCCGTCCTCAGGACGAGCAGGGCAGCGGAGAGCTCTCGACACTCTGGAAGATCGCCAGGCGTTCGCTCCCGGCGGGCGTGATGGTGGGGTGTCTGCTCCTGAGTTTCTCGCGGGCCGCTTTTCTCGTGTTCCTCGGGCAGAGCATTGTGCTGCTGCTCTGGTCCCTGCAGCGCCGGGTTGCGTGGAGGCGCGCGGCCATGATCGCTCTCAGCGTACTCGCGATCGGCCTCATCTTCTTTGGGCTCAGCAATCACCTCCGTTCGCGCAGCCACCCCGTACAATCCCTCTCCGAGAAGGCGCTCTTCCTCGCCCCCGAAGGGTCCAGCTCGGTGAGCGAGCGGCGTACCTTCTGGACGCAGGCGTTCCGACTGGCGAATGAGCATCCGCTCTTCGGATCCGGTCCCGGCAGTTTTCGCTTCGTGCAGACGCCGCTCATGCGCGCACCTCTGGCCACCTCGGATCATGCGCACAATCTCTTTCTCAAGCTTGCCGCGGAGCGCGGGTGGATGGCAGCGGCGCTCGCGTTCACGTTGCTGTGCATCGTACTCCTGCCGCTCCTGAAGGGCCTGCTCCCTGCCATGCGCTGTCCGCTCCAGGGGTGTCCGTTCTCCTGTGTGCTGGCGCGCATCCCCCGGTATGAGCTGACGCTGAAACGCGCGCTCCTGCTTACCGCGGTGCTCGGCGTGCTCGCGCACAACCTCGTCGATTTCAATCTGCACTTCATCGCGATCAGCCTGCCGACGGTGCTGATCCTCGCCATGCTGCCGCACGCCGGAGGGAGCAAATTGAATAAAAAATTTGTTCATATTGCAGGGTGCGCCCTGGCCGTCGTGCTCCTCTTTGCAACGGTGCATGAGAGCTTCTATGCCGCCACGTCCACGCTGGCCCGCCGCGCAGACGCACAGGGCAAATCGCAGCAGGCACTGCGCTGGTACCGGTGGTCCACAGGCGAGTGGTACAGCCGCGACCGTTCGCTGGCCCTGGCACGCCTGCAGATGAAGATGGAGGCACGCGCAGAAGCCCTTGCAACGATACGGCGCTACACGCAGGAACTGAATCCTGCCGATGTACGTGGCTGGCACTTGCAGGCAGAAATTGCCCTTGCCGGTCAGGATACCGCGCTTGCGATGACATCATTGAGGCAGGCCTACGATCTGGGGCGTTACGCGGACCTGCGCATCTTGCAGGGTCTGCTGCCCCTGCTGGCCCTGCAGAGCAACACCGAGCTTGCCGAGAGGAAGGCCGAATTCTCGGAGGTGCTGCAAAAGTACTACGACGCCATTCTGCGCAACAGTCACTACATTGCCCTCTCACCCAATGTGGAGGCATTCGTGGACGTGGCCGAGCTCATGGCTGTGCTGTATCCGTCCGAGGCACCCCGCTATCAGGTCATGGCGGCAGGCGTGGATCGCCAGGCAAGAACAGAACGCCAGAAGCTTTCAGAATTCCGGTCACAAGTGATCTGGTGAGGTGCCCCGACTGCTGCTAGAGTGCACTCCCATTTTCCCAGCATGAAGTACACGCTTTTCTCACTCGGCTGTCTCTCGCTCCTGCTCGCCGGCTGCGGTGGCGGGGTCAGGGTGGGGGAGCCGCTCGGCTCCGACAGTTTCCGGTACAACATGCCGTCGGGCGCCGTACAGGATCTGCGCTTTGGCAGGGAGGTCTTCTTCGCCTACGGTGCCGTTGCAGGAACCAAACAGATACCGGCCAACGGCCTGGCGAAGACACACGTCTTTGAGAAGGGGATTTCGCTGCACACGCTGCAGGTGAATATTGCCCTGCCGAAGGACGGTACCTTCTACGAGAGCTGGCTCTTGAACGACAAGACGGACGAGCGTATCTCCACCGGGCATTTAAAGAGCCTGTTCGGGGATGTACGGCATAATTTGGACTACCAGGCAGACCGTGATCTGGAGGACTTCTCAAAGGTGATCATCACACTGGAAAAGGATGATGGCAACAGTGCCCCCGGAACCGAGGTGGCGACGGGTACGCTCAAGGAACTGAAGCGGGATTAACCGAGGTGAGCCCCGAATGAGGTTTAAAGAACCCTCCCGACCTAGCGCTTGAAGCGCGTGGGAGGCGGTGGGTGGGAAACCGCAGGGCTTTTATGTGTGTGTTGAGGGCCTGCGGGGTTCCGAAGTTCCGTCCATTCCCGTGATCGGCTGACTTAGCCGAGGACCGGGAGGCTCATCACCATCGCGAGCGAGATGAAGGTGATGAGGAGCGCGTGCATGAGCACGAGCTGGGCGGAAGCACAGTGAAGATGTTGCTTCACGGGTTTTATCGTAGTGGTAGCCATAGAGGCGCGGCAGTGTACTCAGCACCAAGTTGTTGTCTAGATATCTTTGACTCATATTTGTGCTCAGTATTCTTATACTTGTCAAAAAATAGGCACTTCTTGGCTCTGCAAAAGGCTAAACCTGCCATTTCAAAGGGGCAGGGAAGGGGATCGATCATTGTACAAATTTTGTGTTCATAACAGGGTGGATTTCTAGATGTTTAGAAAACACATTTGACGATCAATCAAGATCACACAAAATTTGGAAGGGTGAAACGCCGGATGATGGCTTCAATTTCAGCTCTCCGGTTGCCCAGTCCGTTCATGAAAAGGATAGCGCTGCGAATGGTCGACATTGCGCAGAGAAGCGAGTTTCTCGAAGAAGGAATGCACTTTCCCCGGTTTTCCATCCTGTGACTCGATTCCCAGGAGCAGGGAAGGATCGCCGTTCGATTGCGCGGCGTCGAAATGGGCATAGGCAATGTTCACTCCATCCAAGCCCTCCCCCAGATCGTTGAGTAATTGAAGCAGTGCTTTCGGTCGGTTTGGCAGGTGCACTCCCAAATGCATGACGATGCGACGGTATTGAATGGCATTTTTGAGCACGAGGTCATTCCTGCTCATGTCAAAATTTGTTCCTGAAAGGACGCACACCGTCGCTCCCGCTTTCGGCTTTTCAACCTGTTCCAATGCGGCAATGGAAAGCGCTCCTGCAGGTTCGGTGATTCTGCCATCAATTTGATAGAGGTCTACCATTGCTGCGGAGAGGAGACCGTTCGAAACGGTCATCAGGCGCGCACGTCCCTGTTTGACCGCCTCTTGAACGAC is a genomic window of Candidatus Peribacter riflensis containing:
- a CDS encoding haloacid dehalogenase, producing MHFTIPGQDPFTIETLILDLNGTLAIDGILVPGVAERIEALREQLHIILFTGDTQGNAHAIARELTIEVRVTPDASAKAEEAKKLHPETAATIGNGRIDLELFKTVRLKICVLQAEGAHRLTLLESDVVVPSVNDALDLFLKPKRLVATLRS
- a CDS encoding Co-chaperonin GroES — translated: MAAIPQLKVNIEPLGDRVVVHPLPAEQVTASGIVIPDTASGEKPQEGVVIALGKGGIMNEGKPVANPSDFLKVGDRVLFGKYAGDDVKLKDTAGKDVEVKVLHLDSILGKVK
- a CDS encoding O-antigen polymerase; translation: MFLRHFERLKRAPWERYSQAALLILLAFAVLWRGGRTLDVTLLLGLVAGAVVLARGCREREGERSVPTVLWWLTVLFVLWTAVSYVLTRTMNYGFDEVAQTAALALLFLWMARHPEGAKMHTSILRVLVVTVLVASLIGVLVYALGPLSRFVGTFLDIRAPWKHAWPNAWAELLLLSWPIALLLARPQDEQGSGELSTLWKIARRSLPAGVMVGCLLLSFSRAAFLVFLGQSIVLLLWSLQRRVAWRRAAMIALSVLAIGLIFFGLSNHLRSRSHPVQSLSEKALFLAPEGSSSVSERRTFWTQAFRLANEHPLFGSGPGSFRFVQTPLMRAPLATSDHAHNLFLKLAAERGWMAAALAFTLLCIVLLPLLKGLLPAMRCPLQGCPFSCVLARIPRYELTLKRALLLTAVLGVLAHNLVDFNLHFIAISLPTVLILAMLPHAGGSKLNKKFVHIAGCALAVVLLFATVHESFYAATSTLARRADAQGKSQQALRWYRWSTGEWYSRDRSLALARLQMKMEARAEALATIRRYTQELNPADVRGWHLQAEIALAGQDTALAMTSLRQAYDLGRYADLRILQGLLPLLALQSNTELAERKAEFSEVLQKYYDAILRNSHYIALSPNVEAFVDVAELMAVLYPSEAPRYQVMAAGVDRQARTERQKLSEFRSQVIW